In Legionella lytica, one genomic interval encodes:
- a CDS encoding efflux RND transporter permease subunit produces the protein MSISGPFIARAIATSLLMFAIFLSGVLAYQLLPVSALPEVDYPTIQVSTFYPGASPDVMSSTVTAPLERQFGQMPGLTQMTSNSSTGSSIITLQFNLDIGLDVAEQEVQQSINAGSSYLPKDLPNPPVYSKVNPADTPIITLALTSKTLPLTQVEDYAETRLVPKMSQLSGVGLVSIGGGNRPAVRIQANPNALSAYGLTMEDVRNLVTASNVNAAKGNFDGPRLAYTINSNDQLLSAAVYKPLILSYQNQSPVRLSDIATVIDGAENTMQAAWVDKEPAIILNIQRQPGANVIEVAERVKNLLVQMNAAIPAGINVEIITDRTLSIRASVENVQLELLLSVVLVVMVIFLFLRKLPATIIPSISVPLALVGTLGLMYLLGFSLNNLTLMGLTIAAGFVVDDAIVMIENIMRYIELGENPVEAAHKGAAQIGFTIVSLSISLIAVLIPLLFMGDVVGRLFREFALTLTITIAISAFISLTLTPMLCSRILKAQSESKVNSFELYLERQLNRLIDVYKRSLSWVLSSQPFILLIFFITVIITAILLYVIPKGFFPIQDTGIIQGISVAADSISFPAMAERQQALADVVLEDPAVESLTSFIGIDGTNVTLNSGRILINLKPLNERPSVNQIINRLQSKIHNVTGATLYMQPVQDLTIDTLASRTQFQYSVSAPDSAEVVKWAKILENKMREIPVIKDVNSDQQNKGLVTSINIDRDTASRLGITMQMIDETLYDSFGQRQISIMFTQRNQYRVILEVLPFLRQAAVAFENIYINSSVSKASTTGAATSAASTPITTPNTITVSNPIGLGAATITTTSGSVPLKAIASISQTLGPLVIAHKDQFPSATLSFNLAERASLGDAVRAVNDMQEKLNVPLNVDVGFQGTAKSFQNSLANEGWLVVAAIVVVYIILGVLYESYIHPLTILSTLPSASMGALLALYLTDNDLSIIALIAIILLIGLVLKNAIMMIDFSLEQERLYKKAPLDAIYEAALLRFRPILMTTMASMLGAIPLALSHGIGGELRRPLGIAIIGGLIVSQLVTLYTTPVIYLTFDRISRKVMGYRWNGLHVLGRSKHSEGPPE, from the coding sequence ATGAGTATCTCTGGCCCATTTATAGCAAGAGCAATTGCTACCTCATTATTGATGTTTGCGATTTTCTTAAGCGGGGTCCTTGCCTATCAATTACTGCCAGTTTCTGCGCTACCGGAAGTCGATTATCCGACCATCCAGGTTTCAACTTTTTATCCAGGTGCTAGTCCTGATGTCATGAGTTCCACAGTGACAGCCCCGCTTGAGCGTCAGTTTGGACAAATGCCTGGTTTGACTCAAATGACCTCAAACAGTTCTACTGGCTCATCGATTATTACCTTACAATTCAATTTGGATATAGGATTGGATGTTGCCGAGCAAGAAGTGCAGCAGTCCATTAATGCGGGTAGCAGTTACCTCCCTAAAGATTTACCTAATCCTCCGGTCTACAGTAAAGTGAATCCGGCTGATACCCCCATTATTACTTTGGCACTTACTTCAAAAACCTTACCTTTAACTCAGGTTGAAGACTATGCTGAAACCCGTTTGGTGCCGAAAATGTCCCAATTATCGGGAGTTGGTTTAGTCAGTATTGGGGGCGGAAATCGTCCGGCGGTCCGTATCCAGGCCAATCCCAATGCCTTATCGGCTTACGGATTGACTATGGAAGATGTGCGTAACTTGGTTACTGCCTCAAACGTTAATGCGGCCAAAGGAAATTTTGATGGGCCACGTTTGGCCTATACGATAAACTCCAATGATCAGCTGTTATCTGCAGCTGTTTATAAGCCATTGATACTTTCCTATCAAAATCAATCCCCAGTACGCTTATCGGACATCGCTACAGTTATTGATGGTGCAGAAAATACGATGCAAGCAGCGTGGGTGGATAAGGAACCTGCGATCATCCTTAATATTCAACGACAACCAGGCGCCAACGTCATTGAAGTTGCTGAACGGGTTAAAAATTTATTGGTACAAATGAACGCTGCTATTCCTGCTGGAATTAATGTAGAGATTATTACGGATCGCACCTTGAGTATCCGTGCTTCGGTAGAAAACGTGCAATTGGAATTATTGCTGTCTGTAGTCTTGGTGGTTATGGTGATTTTTCTTTTCTTGCGTAAATTGCCCGCCACAATTATTCCCAGCATCTCAGTTCCTTTAGCTCTGGTCGGTACTTTAGGCTTGATGTATTTGCTCGGGTTTAGCTTAAATAACCTGACTTTGATGGGGCTTACCATTGCTGCTGGTTTTGTCGTTGACGATGCGATTGTGATGATTGAAAATATCATGCGTTATATTGAGTTGGGAGAAAATCCTGTTGAGGCAGCACATAAGGGAGCTGCGCAAATAGGTTTTACCATTGTATCTTTATCTATCTCCTTAATTGCAGTATTAATTCCTTTGTTATTTATGGGCGATGTAGTCGGACGCTTATTTCGTGAATTTGCTTTAACCTTAACGATAACCATTGCTATTTCAGCCTTTATTTCTTTAACTCTGACCCCCATGCTTTGTTCGCGCATATTAAAGGCTCAAAGTGAATCGAAGGTAAATTCATTTGAGTTGTATTTAGAGCGTCAGTTAAATCGCTTGATTGATGTTTATAAACGATCTCTTAGTTGGGTTCTTTCTTCACAGCCATTTATTTTATTGATCTTTTTTATCACAGTAATTATTACCGCTATTTTATTGTATGTGATTCCCAAAGGATTCTTTCCCATTCAAGACACCGGTATTATTCAAGGGATTTCAGTGGCAGCGGATTCAATTTCTTTTCCCGCAATGGCTGAGCGTCAGCAGGCTTTGGCAGATGTGGTTCTTGAGGATCCGGCGGTTGAAAGTCTCACTTCATTCATTGGCATTGATGGCACCAATGTGACGTTAAACAGTGGACGTATTCTTATTAATTTAAAACCTTTAAACGAACGCCCTAGTGTTAATCAGATTATTAATCGTTTGCAAAGCAAAATACACAATGTGACCGGAGCAACCTTATATATGCAACCAGTCCAGGATTTAACGATTGATACCTTAGCAAGTCGTACTCAATTTCAATACAGTGTGAGTGCACCGGATAGTGCTGAGGTGGTGAAATGGGCAAAAATACTCGAAAATAAAATGCGAGAAATTCCCGTTATAAAGGATGTAAATAGTGATCAACAAAATAAGGGATTGGTTACTTCCATCAATATAGACCGCGATACAGCATCTCGATTGGGGATTACTATGCAAATGATTGATGAAACCTTATATGATTCATTTGGGCAGCGGCAAATATCAATCATGTTTACCCAGCGTAATCAGTACCGGGTTATTTTGGAAGTATTACCTTTCTTGCGCCAAGCTGCAGTTGCCTTTGAAAACATATACATTAATTCATCAGTGAGCAAAGCATCAACGACAGGAGCAGCAACAAGTGCAGCATCTACGCCAATTACCACACCTAATACCATCACAGTAAGTAATCCTATTGGTCTTGGGGCGGCAACAATTACGACAACCAGTGGTTCTGTTCCCTTAAAAGCGATTGCCAGTATCTCGCAAACCTTAGGTCCTTTGGTTATTGCCCATAAAGACCAATTTCCTTCGGCAACACTGTCATTTAATCTCGCAGAGCGTGCTTCTTTGGGAGATGCGGTACGTGCTGTTAATGACATGCAAGAAAAGCTTAATGTCCCTTTGAATGTCGACGTAGGATTTCAAGGCACGGCCAAAAGCTTTCAAAACTCTTTGGCTAATGAGGGATGGTTGGTTGTTGCTGCTATTGTTGTGGTTTACATTATCTTGGGTGTACTTTATGAAAGTTACATCCATCCATTAACTATATTGTCTACTTTACCATCAGCATCAATGGGGGCTTTATTAGCACTTTATTTAACGGACAATGATTTAAGTATTATTGCGTTGATTGCGATTATTCTGCTCATTGGTCTTGTACTGAAAAATGCTATCATGATGATCGATTTTTCTTTGGAACAAGAGCGCCTTTATAAGAAGGCTCCGCTCGATGCAATTTATGAAGCGGCTTTATTACGTTTTCGTCCCATTTTGATGACGACCATGGCCTCCATGCTAGGAGCAATCCCTTTGGCACTTAGCCATGGCATTGGAGGGGAGCTACGACGTCCTTTGGGTATCGCGATTATCGGCGGTTTGATTGTCAGCCAGCTGGTGACATTGTATACCACTCCTGTGATTTACCTTACTTTTGATCGCATTTCGCGAAAGGTGATGGGGTATCGTTGGAATGGTTTGCATGTATTAGGCCGTTCTAAACACAGTGAAGGGCCGCCCGAATGA
- a CDS encoding efflux RND transporter periplasmic adaptor subunit, with translation MQGVKSPEKNKKKRVIPPSWKKHFPSESSLGLLILALVLLAALLWYFFAHRPHTNPVKPVPIVSGVATTRDVPIYISALGTVTPVYTVTVQSQINGLLMQVLFKEGDLVKKGQLIAQIDQRPYEALLTQYQGDLKRDTALLENARIDLKRYQTLWREDSISQQTLATQQALVKQYEGNVETDLGLIQSTKINLIYCNITAPIDGRVGLRLIDPGNFVQTSTTSGIVVITTHDPITVIFPIAEDFVPQVAPQAFKGESLEVKVYNRQQNQLLATGKLIALNNQIDPATGTVKLRAVFDNKESKLFPNQFVNVQILVNTLTKATLVPTSAIQHTTTEDFVYLVNADHTVTTAPVVMGPASGDDTVISHGLAPGQHVVIEGANKLMNGSKIIVQEHYPSKKTKPHSVS, from the coding sequence ATGCAAGGAGTTAAATCACCTGAAAAAAATAAGAAAAAACGGGTGATTCCCCCTAGTTGGAAGAAACACTTCCCCTCAGAAAGCTCATTAGGATTGTTGATCTTAGCCCTTGTGTTGCTGGCTGCTCTATTATGGTATTTTTTCGCGCACAGGCCCCATACAAATCCTGTTAAGCCGGTACCTATTGTTTCTGGGGTTGCAACAACTCGTGATGTCCCAATTTATATTTCTGCTTTAGGCACTGTAACTCCTGTTTATACCGTTACTGTTCAATCACAAATTAATGGCCTCTTAATGCAGGTTTTATTTAAAGAAGGGGACTTGGTTAAAAAAGGACAATTAATTGCACAAATTGACCAACGTCCTTATGAGGCTTTATTAACTCAATATCAAGGTGACTTAAAACGAGATACTGCTTTATTAGAAAATGCGCGCATCGATCTGAAACGCTACCAAACTTTGTGGAGAGAGGATTCTATTTCGCAACAAACTTTAGCAACCCAACAAGCTTTAGTAAAACAATATGAAGGGAATGTTGAGACAGATTTAGGTTTAATTCAGAGTACCAAGATCAATTTGATTTATTGCAATATCACTGCACCAATCGATGGACGAGTCGGTCTACGGCTTATTGACCCAGGTAATTTTGTACAAACCTCGACTACGAGCGGCATTGTTGTTATTACTACTCATGATCCCATCACGGTTATTTTCCCTATCGCCGAGGATTTTGTCCCACAAGTAGCCCCTCAAGCGTTCAAGGGCGAGAGCCTGGAAGTGAAAGTATACAATCGTCAGCAGAATCAGTTATTGGCAACAGGAAAATTAATTGCACTGAACAACCAGATTGATCCGGCTACTGGAACGGTAAAACTAAGGGCCGTATTTGATAATAAAGAAAGTAAGTTATTTCCTAATCAATTTGTGAATGTTCAGATATTGGTAAATACCCTAACTAAGGCGACTTTGGTTCCTACCTCGGCCATCCAACATACAACTACTGAAGATTTTGTCTATTTAGTGAATGCAGATCACACCGTAACTACAGCCCCTGTCGTGATGGGGCCGGCTAGTGGTGATGACACCGTAATTTCTCACGGTTTAGCACCTGGACAGCATGTCGTTATTGAAGGTGCCAACAAGTTAATGAATGGCTCCAAAATCATTGTACAGGAACATTATCCATCCAAAAAAACTAAACCGCATAGTGTCTCATGA
- a CDS encoding Kdo hydroxylase family protein, whose product MNSYLLTQDIKQINQQESVEQLEDGKVLFFPKHVFADIHPNLMSERILDGSRKNISYDSQKKSLNAYKKDISGLDEQLAKMMQGYADFSYQLIQAVLPSYVPHLRWGRTSFRPAQINGRVSSKRKDDTRLHVDSFSASPVHGLRILRVFCNVNPHNEPRVWNLGEPFTKVLARFAPQIATYSKLKAHMLKWTKTTKTLRSPYDHYMLHLHDSMKLDDEYQSHVNKTRVDFPAQSTWIVFTDHVSHAALSGQHLLEQTFYLPVDKMAKPECSPLVQWQKIRPEVAVF is encoded by the coding sequence ATGAATTCTTATTTACTGACACAAGACATAAAGCAAATCAATCAACAGGAAAGTGTTGAGCAGTTAGAAGATGGAAAAGTATTATTTTTTCCTAAACATGTCTTTGCGGACATTCATCCAAATCTTATGTCAGAGCGTATACTCGATGGTTCTCGCAAAAATATCAGCTACGATTCCCAGAAAAAGAGCTTAAATGCCTATAAAAAAGATATAAGTGGCTTGGATGAACAACTGGCGAAGATGATGCAAGGATATGCTGATTTTTCCTACCAGCTAATTCAAGCGGTCTTACCCTCATACGTCCCTCATTTACGCTGGGGGCGTACGAGTTTTAGACCAGCTCAAATTAATGGGCGTGTTAGTTCTAAGCGTAAAGACGACACTCGTTTGCATGTGGATTCATTTTCAGCAAGCCCGGTGCATGGATTACGAATTTTGCGCGTTTTTTGTAATGTGAACCCTCATAATGAGCCACGCGTTTGGAATCTGGGGGAGCCATTTACTAAAGTTCTCGCACGTTTTGCACCACAAATCGCCACCTACAGCAAGTTAAAAGCACATATGCTGAAATGGACGAAAACAACAAAAACATTACGTTCTCCCTATGATCATTATATGCTGCATTTACACGACAGCATGAAGCTTGATGATGAATATCAATCACACGTGAATAAAACACGTGTTGACTTCCCCGCGCAAAGTACTTGGATTGTCTTTACTGATCACGTATCGCATGCCGCGTTGAGCGGGCAACATTTGCTAGAACAAACCTTTTATCTCCCTGTAGATAAAATGGCAAAACCTGAGTGTTCTCCATTAGTACAGTGGCAAAAAATTAGGCCTGAAGTGGCTGTTTTTTAG
- a CDS encoding YchJ family protein: MTDCPCGTQKTYEQCCGVYLEKKQLPQTPEQLMRSRYTAYSLANIDYIKSTMKGQMLVGFNSLEAKHWAESVTWLGLDVLSAEPTDSDTGFVEFCARFKEHGQVKIIHELSEFHKENGSWFYVNGVNKEKPSKIKKQQISRNGPCPCGSGKKYKNCHAK; this comes from the coding sequence ATGACAGATTGCCCTTGTGGAACCCAAAAAACATACGAGCAGTGTTGTGGCGTATATCTAGAAAAAAAGCAGCTGCCACAAACACCTGAGCAATTAATGCGCTCACGGTATACCGCTTATAGCCTAGCCAACATTGACTACATTAAAAGCACCATGAAAGGTCAAATGTTAGTAGGTTTCAACTCACTCGAAGCCAAGCACTGGGCAGAGAGTGTCACCTGGCTGGGCTTAGACGTTCTCAGTGCCGAACCCACTGATTCAGATACTGGTTTTGTTGAGTTTTGCGCACGCTTTAAGGAGCATGGGCAAGTAAAAATAATTCATGAACTAAGTGAATTTCACAAAGAGAATGGTTCTTGGTTTTATGTAAATGGGGTAAATAAAGAGAAACCCTCCAAAATCAAGAAGCAACAAATAAGCAGAAATGGCCCCTGCCCATGTGGTAGCGGTAAAAAATATAAAAATTGTCACGCTAAATAA
- a CDS encoding monovalent cation:proton antiporter-2 (CPA2) family protein — protein sequence MNGTILLNVFIFLAAASIMVPIASRFKLGSVLGYLIVGILIGPFGLKLIGNSQQIMHFAEFGVIMMLFLIGLELEPSMLWKLRKLIVGLGSLQVMITTGALFTIGIMLGYDWRPSLAISMALSLSSTALVLQMLQEKNLLKTAEGEASFAILLFQDIAVIPILIIIPLLQLSGHIQLNEHETSFMTQLPKWGHALVVAGVIGSIILVGHYLSRYLFFIIAKTNLREVFTAFSLALVVGITLLMESIGVSPALGAFISGVVLANSQYKHAIEADIQPFKGLLLGLFFVSVGMGMDFSLFSEHAWLVLGAVLVLVLVKATTLNILGRYFDLTNFQTFGLAFALSQGSEFAFVLFQYSGSTRVINSNTIDFFTLVVALSMLTTPFLMLLYNRVILPRYMSMVPEKEYDSINESNDIILAGYGRFGQIIGRLLNGEKVKITVLENNAEQVELLRKFGYIGYFGDATRLDLLKSAGAENAKLLIVTVGNVDANLRIVQLAKEHFPHLKIYVRARNRQHAYELHKLNVDYFIREVFESSLTMTKEVMKFLGYKHEDIERKTKAFKKHDNATLIQSFEFFEQERDLINFARQARGELERILHSN from the coding sequence ATGAATGGAACTATTTTACTAAATGTCTTTATCTTTCTTGCTGCCGCCAGCATCATGGTGCCTATTGCCAGCCGATTTAAATTAGGCTCGGTATTAGGCTATCTTATTGTCGGCATACTCATTGGCCCTTTCGGCTTAAAACTCATTGGCAATTCGCAACAAATCATGCATTTTGCTGAGTTCGGCGTCATTATGATGCTCTTCTTAATCGGCCTTGAGCTCGAACCCTCAATGTTGTGGAAATTAAGAAAACTCATTGTCGGTCTAGGCAGTCTTCAAGTGATGATTACCACCGGTGCTTTATTCACGATTGGTATCATGCTGGGCTACGATTGGCGACCAAGCCTTGCCATCAGCATGGCCCTTTCGCTTTCTTCTACAGCCTTAGTTTTGCAAATGTTACAAGAAAAGAATCTGCTCAAAACAGCAGAGGGTGAAGCATCTTTTGCTATTCTGTTATTCCAGGACATTGCGGTAATCCCTATTTTAATTATTATCCCCTTGCTGCAATTAAGTGGACATATTCAACTTAATGAGCATGAAACCTCCTTTATGACCCAACTTCCTAAGTGGGGGCATGCTCTTGTTGTCGCAGGAGTGATTGGCTCTATTATTTTGGTAGGGCATTATTTATCTCGATATTTATTTTTTATTATTGCGAAAACAAACTTACGTGAAGTATTTACTGCTTTTTCCCTGGCCTTGGTTGTTGGAATCACCTTACTGATGGAGTCAATAGGCGTATCTCCTGCTTTAGGTGCGTTTATTTCTGGAGTGGTTTTAGCTAACTCTCAATACAAGCATGCCATTGAAGCTGATATCCAACCTTTTAAAGGATTGTTGCTCGGGCTGTTCTTTGTTTCCGTAGGCATGGGTATGGATTTTTCGCTCTTTTCAGAACATGCCTGGCTTGTCCTTGGCGCAGTATTAGTCCTGGTTCTGGTCAAAGCCACCACACTCAATATTTTAGGGCGTTACTTTGATTTAACTAATTTTCAAACCTTTGGTCTAGCCTTTGCTCTATCTCAAGGCAGTGAGTTTGCTTTTGTACTCTTCCAATATTCAGGCTCAACCCGTGTTATTAATAGCAATACTATCGATTTTTTCACCTTGGTCGTCGCCCTCTCCATGCTGACGACACCTTTTTTAATGCTGCTGTATAACCGCGTTATTTTGCCCCGTTACATGAGTATGGTCCCGGAAAAAGAATACGACTCGATTAATGAAAGCAATGATATTATTCTTGCTGGCTATGGGCGTTTTGGACAAATTATCGGCCGTCTCCTCAATGGCGAGAAAGTAAAAATCACCGTATTAGAAAATAATGCGGAACAGGTAGAACTGTTAAGAAAATTTGGCTACATAGGTTATTTTGGAGATGCCACCCGACTTGATTTACTGAAAAGTGCTGGAGCAGAGAATGCTAAACTCTTGATTGTCACCGTGGGAAATGTCGATGCAAATCTTAGAATTGTGCAATTAGCTAAAGAGCATTTCCCGCATCTTAAAATCTATGTCAGAGCACGCAATCGCCAACATGCCTATGAACTGCATAAACTAAATGTTGATTATTTCATTAGGGAGGTTTTTGAATCCTCGCTCACCATGACCAAAGAGGTTATGAAGTTTTTAGGTTATAAGCATGAGGATATTGAGCGAAAAACGAAAGCATTCAAAAAGCATGATAATGCAACCTTAATTCAATCATTTGAGTTTTTTGAACAGGAAAGGGACTTAATTAACTTTGCTCGTCAGGCGCGCGGAGAATTAGAACGGATTCTGCATTCCAATTAG
- a CDS encoding JmjC domain-containing protein, which translates to MINFQDISLKTFLSEYWQKKPLVIRNALPNFINPLSPDELAGLALEDDVESRIVWETPEQNPAWHLKRGPFTEQDFSSMPQTHWTLLVQGVDRLIPEVYALLDHFDFLPQWRIDDIMISFAALNGSVGPHYDNYDVFLYQAQGRREWSLTTKECNQDNYLKDLELRIMERFAVEEQILLEEGDMLYLPPHVGHYGISRSEACMTYSFGYRSYQGQELWDSIGDFLSEKGAFTDLYQDPDWSHLKNTSEITQPAWQSAQKLLQQLINDEKIMKSWFGCFATRLDQNAEQQLPMPLEEDELGDLPSFIRELQSGLTLVRDASCRFAYVEENSELINQFYINGCEWNIEGVTSELLRELANHRVINVCPYLEHKPNQLFLFDLWKLQWLQIVDH; encoded by the coding sequence ATGATCAATTTTCAGGATATTTCTTTAAAAACTTTTCTTAGCGAATATTGGCAAAAAAAACCTTTAGTGATTCGTAATGCTTTGCCTAATTTTATTAATCCCTTATCTCCAGATGAATTAGCAGGACTAGCCTTAGAGGACGATGTTGAAAGCCGTATTGTCTGGGAAACACCTGAACAGAATCCAGCCTGGCATCTAAAGCGTGGGCCATTTACAGAGCAAGATTTTAGCTCTATGCCTCAAACTCACTGGACCTTATTAGTCCAAGGGGTGGATCGGTTAATCCCGGAGGTATATGCCCTGCTAGATCATTTTGATTTTCTTCCTCAATGGCGAATCGATGACATTATGATTAGCTTTGCTGCACTAAATGGCAGTGTGGGGCCTCATTATGATAACTATGACGTCTTTTTATATCAGGCTCAAGGGCGTCGCGAATGGTCATTAACGACTAAAGAATGCAATCAGGACAATTATCTTAAAGATCTTGAACTACGCATCATGGAGCGTTTTGCTGTAGAGGAACAGATTCTTCTTGAAGAAGGCGATATGCTTTATCTACCTCCCCATGTCGGACATTATGGTATCTCTCGCTCTGAAGCCTGCATGACCTATTCTTTTGGATATCGCAGCTACCAAGGGCAGGAATTATGGGACAGCATTGGTGATTTTTTATCTGAAAAAGGCGCATTCACCGATTTATATCAAGATCCAGATTGGTCACATTTAAAAAACACTTCAGAAATTACTCAACCTGCCTGGCAAAGCGCGCAAAAACTCTTACAGCAATTAATCAACGATGAAAAAATAATGAAGTCTTGGTTTGGTTGTTTTGCTACCCGTTTAGATCAAAATGCCGAACAGCAATTACCAATGCCCTTGGAAGAGGATGAACTGGGTGATTTGCCAAGCTTTATTCGGGAATTACAATCAGGATTAACTCTTGTGCGCGATGCCTCTTGCCGTTTTGCTTATGTGGAAGAAAATTCGGAGCTGATAAACCAATTTTATATTAACGGTTGTGAGTGGAATATAGAGGGAGTAACTTCGGAATTACTTCGAGAACTTGCCAATCATCGTGTGATTAATGTCTGCCCTTATTTAGAGCATAAACCCAATCAATTATTTCTTTTTGATTTATGGAAATTGCAGTGGTTACAAATAGTAGATCATTGA
- a CDS encoding DMT family transporter: MMTKEHLGATYAVLSGFLYGFIGYFGLSAMNGTMSSSTMLFWRFFISSVAILIVLFPQLKKSTDTTKNMLNAFLTGVIYYGLSTLLYFLACQYVSSGVAMVIFFTYPVLIMLINFLVYKQAIPKIYYLAILIILIGMSFLVDLSALSFNLSGIFLGVISAFFYACYIISSKRNTLSPNMSTLMVCLGCMVTAFIVSLFNHTIAMPSSITVWLHLLGIAIIATVIPILLMLYSLRYISSEKASILSVLEPVFVVIFGVILLGEELHLMSAVGIVLILTGALITLFSHKISLELGRFNWGRREIVGE, translated from the coding sequence ATAATGACAAAAGAGCACCTTGGCGCAACCTACGCAGTTTTATCCGGCTTTTTATATGGATTTATTGGTTATTTTGGTTTAAGTGCCATGAATGGGACAATGTCATCAAGTACCATGTTATTTTGGCGATTTTTTATTTCCAGTGTGGCTATTCTAATTGTATTGTTTCCTCAACTTAAAAAGAGTACGGATACCACTAAAAACATGTTAAATGCGTTTTTAACGGGTGTTATTTATTATGGTCTTTCAACCTTACTCTACTTTTTAGCTTGCCAGTACGTGAGCTCAGGGGTCGCGATGGTAATCTTTTTTACCTATCCTGTCTTAATTATGCTCATTAACTTTTTAGTATATAAACAAGCAATTCCTAAGATTTATTATCTAGCAATTCTAATTATTTTGATTGGCATGAGCTTTTTAGTTGACCTCAGTGCCTTATCATTTAATTTATCAGGTATTTTTCTTGGGGTAATTTCCGCATTTTTTTATGCGTGCTACATTATTTCCAGTAAACGAAATACCCTATCGCCAAACATGTCGACTTTGATGGTGTGCTTGGGATGTATGGTGACTGCGTTCATTGTTTCTCTTTTTAATCATACAATTGCTATGCCGTCATCAATCACTGTATGGCTTCATTTATTAGGTATTGCCATTATCGCAACGGTAATTCCAATTTTATTAATGTTGTACAGTTTACGTTATATTAGTTCCGAAAAAGCCTCTATTTTATCCGTTTTAGAACCTGTATTTGTTGTTATTTTTGGGGTGATACTTCTTGGCGAAGAATTACACCTTATGAGTGCTGTCGGGATTGTTCTTATTTTGACAGGGGCCTTGATTACCCTATTTAGTCATAAAATCAGCCTTGAGCTGGGACGGTTCAATTGGGGGCGAAGAGAGATTGTTGGAGAGTAG